In a single window of the Diabrotica undecimpunctata isolate CICGRU chromosome 11, icDiaUnde3, whole genome shotgun sequence genome:
- the LOC140452643 gene encoding uncharacterized protein, which translates to MRFSRKTTKDNPILTYNGVVLDVIDHHKVLGLTFDSRLTWNTHIQETKVNCLKNINILKSLAHFHWGADEEVLLTVYRSIIRSKIDYGSFVYMSASKSHLKALDSVHNTGLRICLGAFRSSPAQSMYCEANEPPLWLRRQHLLLSYAASLSANPQNPVYQLIIQPNNLTHHSQSTRAAQPLSCILNSILDGFDLSETSPFHISTLPPWHKQLPNVNTSLCSFNKHDTPKAIIKQLFLDILNRNQFRKVFYTDASKNDVGVGSAVVSSFSTTKLIKLPAVCSVYTAELYGIVEAFRMLEPTDRNVAICTDSLSSIQVIKNMFSDHPLVNLIHDIYNKLTDHGVIVTIVFVPSHVGVVGNEAADVAAKEASTLDIPISNIQLHNDIRKMFKKRIYDKWQANWNKTQSHLHDIQPVIPSLELPPMPRRHKVILRRLRLGHTRLTHGFLMASTDPPSCSHCSSLLTVRHFLIECPHLSAKRKQHQLGDNIKEMLSETQQFVNLFKYLKDIEVLSKL; encoded by the coding sequence aTGAGATTTAGCAGAAAAACGACAAAAGATAATCCAATTTTGACATACAACGGAGTAGTACTAGATGTTATTGATCATCATAAAGTCTTAGGACTGACCTTCGACTCCAGACTTACTTGGAATACACACATACAGGAAACGAAAGTCAActgcttaaaaaatattaatatcctaAAAAGTTTAGCACATTTTCATTGGGGAGCCGACGAAGAGGTATTGCTTACAGTTTACAGATCCATTATTCGATCAAAAATAGACTATGGTAGTTTTGTCTATATGTCTGCCTCCAAGTCACATCTAAAAGCTCTTGACTCCGTACATAATACGGGTCTTAGGATCTGCTTAGGTGCTTTCAGATCTAGCCCAGCTCAAAGTATGTACTGTGAAGCTAACGAACCACCACTCTGGTTAAGGAGACAACATCTTCTTTTGTCATATGCAGCTAGCTTATCAGCCAATCCACAAAATCCAGTCTATCAACTAATTATACAACCAAATAATCTCACTCATCATTCTCAGAGCACTAGAGCTGCACAACCCCTCTCTTGCATACTAAATTCTATTCTCGATGGTTTTGATCTTTCTGAAACTTCACCCTTTCATATCTCTACACTTCCTCCGTGGCATAAGCAACTTCCGAATGTCAATACTTCCCTTTGCTCTTTCAATAAACATGATACTCCTAAAGCTATAATTAAACAATTGTTCCTAGACATACTTAATCGAAATCAGTTTCGTAAAGTTTTTTATACAGATGCCTCTAAAAATGATGTAGGGGTGGGTAGTGCTGTTGTTTCCTCTTTCAGCACTACAAAACTAATCAAACTTCCTGCCGTTTGTAGTGTATACACTGCAGAACTATATGGTATCGTCGAGGCTTTTCGTATGTTGGAACCAACTGACCGCAATGTAGCGATTTGCACTGACTCCTTATCATCAATACAAGTAATCAAAAACATGTTCTCAGATCATCCTCTGGTAAATTTAATACATGACATATATAATAAACTTACGGATCATGGAGTAATTGTCACTATTGTCTTTGTACCTTCACATGTAGGAGTTGTAGGAAATGAGGCTGCAGATGTAGCCGCAAAAGAAGCTTCTACTTTGGATATACCTATATCAAATATCCAGTTGCATAATGATATTAGGAAAATGTTTAAGAAGCGTATATATGACAAATGGCAAGCTAATTGGAATAAAACTCAGAGTCACTTACACGATATACAACCAGTTATACCTTCCTTAGAGCTACCACCTATGCCCAGAAGACACAAGGTTATTCTAAGAAGATTAAGACTTGGACACACTCGTCTTACACATGGCTTTCTAATGGCATCTACCGATCCACCTTCATGCAGCCATTGCAGCAGTCTCTTAACAGTCAGACATTTTCTTATAGAATGTCCGCATCTTTCTGCTAAAAGAAAACAACACCAGTTGGgagataatattaaagaaatgttAAGTGAAACTCAGCAATTTGTAAacctgtttaaatatttaaaagacattgAAGTGCTTAGTAAACTCTAA